CAATCACGATTTTGAAACGTATTCATGATTAGAGAAAAATGCTCAGTAATTCCAAAACTGTTCACGAATTTGTAAAAAGATGTCCACaaactcaaaaaatgttcatgattttgaaaaaaatcatgattcaaaaaaatgttcattaatgCAAAAAAGGTTTgtggatttgaaaaaatgttcatgattcaaaAATATGCTCGCTAATTTGAAAAAtggtcatgaatttgaaaaaaatgttcactaattcaaaaatgttcgtgaatttgaaaaaaaatattcatgattcaaAAAAAGTTTGCTAATTCTAAAACTAttcacaaatttgagaaaaatgttcatgattcaaaaaaaatgttcgctaattcgaaaaatgttcataaatttgaaaaaaaatctgtGATTCAAAAAAATATTCGCTAGTTCAAAAaacattcacaaatttgaaaagaaaTGTTCACGATTCAATTTTTTTTCGCTAAAtcgaaaaatgttcacgaatttgaaaaaaaaatattcatgattcaaaaaaaaaattcactaattaaaaaaatgttcacaaatttgggaAAAAATGTATAAGATTTTGAAAATTTAGTCTATAATTTTATAATGTTCATTATTTAGAAAaactgttcatgaattcaaaaacatgttcatgacttaagagaatgttcacaaatttcttaaaaatgttcaaaactttaagaaaatgttcataatttcgaAAATGTTCGTGGGTTATCAAAAGTGCTCATGGTtacaaaaaatgttcattattttggaGAATGTACACGaattagtaaaaataaaaccacggttttgaaaaattgttcatcaTTCCAAAAAAATATTAACGACTTAAAAATAAATCACAAATTAATATATTTTCGGAAAttggaaaaaaagaataaaaatgaaAACATATAAGTAAAGAAAAAtcgaaaataaaatagaaaaacaaaaataaaacgaaaaaaatgaaaaacccggttcagggaaggttctagaaccttcccaaaccGGTTGGGGTTAAACcccgaaatgggccggcccatattaACAGCACGGAGCGAGCACGCGCTAGTTCGCTCCCGACGGACAAGCACGGCACAGGGCGGGCCACAAGCCAGGCACACGACGTGCCACGGCCCACGGGCCAGCCACGCGAAAATCAACCCGTTTGGCCAGGTTGCCCCCGACCCGCCCtctccccaccccaccccacccacctCCATTCCCGACCCTCCTCCCACCCCCATCCCCAACCCCTCCCGTctcccccctcctccttcctcccgccCGCACCCCCCACCATCGCCGCACCCCGGCGGGCACTGCCCTAATCGGATCCAACCATGATATCCGAGACGCAGTGCGCCCCGCTCCGGCGATATTCCCCAAATACTCTCATTGCAGAGCGCGATGGCGAGATCTGGCGGCAAGCGAGGCGTGATGGAGCACCACTGCCTGAACCGAttccgccgccggcgactcctcgcCTTCCTCCGCCGCAACAGCCTCCCCGCCACCTTCGACGCGTACGTATTCCACGGCTTAATCTCTCGCTCTGTCTCGATCTGCTCCCCTTTTCCTCCCCTAGCCTAGCTGGTACTGATCGATAGATCTTAATTTCGGTCCAGGCTGAAGCACGAGACGAGCGTCTTCTTGGACGTGCGATTCCTGCGGCGCCTGGTGGCGGACGGCCGGTGGAAGGAGGCGCGAAAGTACTTGAGCCACTTCCTGCCGTGCCAGGACGAGATCGAGGTGCCCACCGCGCTCAGTTTTCTCACTCGCCTCAACGTTCTCGACGACCTCGCCCAGGGCAAGCTGGAGGGCATCGATTTGGCCCAAGATCTCCGGAACCAAATCGACGCTATCCCTTCCACCATGTTTCGCGAGGACCCGCACTACGCCTCGGCTGCCCGCACAGTCTTGTTCTGGCGCTCTCACCCGGCAAACTGGTCTCCTTCATCTATCATCTATCTAATTATCCGTTAGTTTCATTCATTGTTGTTTGAGCCTCTCGATGTTTCTTCCACACAGGGGTCCCGTGGACTGGCAGCTCATTAGGCGCAAAGCCGCGCAGGTTGTCAAGGACTTGGTCACGCGAACCCCCGAGTTCAGGCATCTGCTGCGGTTGCCGCCGTGTCCAAGCCACCCATGTTACACCATCCCCTTCGGGTTTGGGTAAGTGCAACATTCCCATCCTCAGTTATGACTTTATTATGTGGAAGATCCATTTTACTCCATCTGCATGAGAAGCCGCAGTTACAGTTAAACTTTTAACGGGCCTTTGTCGCGTTATCTTGTTAATTAATTTCAGGGGTTGCCGGAGGCATAAGAGGAAGAAGAACATAGGCCGGATGTCGGCATCTCTTCTTGCCCGTCGTTTTCTTCACAAAGAGAGGTATGTATATCGTGTGCACATAATTGATGCTCTCGTTGTTCCACTGTTTCCTAGTTTGTTGTAAAGTTTAGAGCTTTTAACCTCTTGCTTCATGCAGGCGTCATTCCTCACCATGGACTCAAGGTTTCTCCCATAGACCATCGTATAATAATCAATAAGGATACCTGACTATTTGTGTTTATAACCATGCTAATTGATGATCGTATGTTTCAATTGCAGGTTCATCGTGTGAACCTATGGGTTTCGAGGAAATTATTGGTAAAACATCTGCCTTGGCTCTGTCCTTTCAGCATTTTTTGTGTAAATGCACAAGCTGTTTTTCTGAATGAATCACTTGAATTTCGTTATGGCCTTCGTTTGTTATAAGTACtcgctccgtcccaaaataagtgtctcaagcttagtacaactttgtactagagttagtacaaagttgagacacttattttgggacggagggagtatgacatATTGCTTTGTTGCGCTCTTCTATGAGAAGAACTGCTTTAGTGTATTTGGTTCGTTTGCTATAATAGCTTAAAGGACAGCATTTGTAACAGGCTTATAACATGCTGTGGGAAGAATTAGTCATGTCCGTTTGTTTTAAGTCGATTTATCCTGTGCAATCAGTGTTTTCAAAACTAGAAGTATGATACCTTTTTCAGTAGTCTACTTCCCAATACACCTAGATACTTTGCAAAAGTTCTCCTTTCTAGCAAAATCTTACAAGCCATGGCGCACAAACTTGTGTGTTTTCAGATGAAACTATGTTAGCTGGGAAGCTGGAGGTCATAGAACATTCAGATTCTTGTAGTGAAGGTAACATACCATCGTTTTCTCCATATAGAAGTTTATTTCAGCTACTTTCATTGTTGATGTTCCCCACTTACCTCTGTCTTTGTTTATTAGTTATATGTAGTCTATTCAGTAGTCACATTATTTGTTCCCACTTACAATCTGGACCTTTTATATCTTCTTGCTGTGCCCTGCAGTTTCCTAGACATCTGCAGGGTACTCTTTGCTAATGAACGAATGATGCTTGCCCTTTCCTTTCTAATATCAATAGCTAAACTCTTGCAGGCGATCCTGGTTCTCCTGTTGGGTTATCTATTGGTAAAAGTTTTGGAACTGCACCTGCTAATGCAGGTATACTCAACAGTATTTTTTCCAGTTGGTTGATCCTCGAACTTTTTCATTGCCTGTTACTTAATTGAATCTACTTAGTGATACTTCATCTTTTTCTTGTGCAGTCACAAAGCGTTTGAGTCAAGAATGTTCCGCTGAAAGTTCCAATGGTGCAAAACTAAAACCTACAACTGGGCAGTTTTGTCCGGTAAGTCACTCCTACACCTGGCAGTGTTCTTTTACTTATGAATTACGTTTCACATTCCAGTAAAAACAATAATGATATGTTTCACATTCCAAATCAATAACAATACAATGTGTCATTTAACCATTCGTGTCATTTAATACTGCACAATATACAAGGCGACCTAAAAATCGTGGTTTGCCATCAAGCTTGTTTAGTCATTGTGTATCATTTCTCATCTGTATCAATACACCAGGTTTATTGATAAGTTAGTACAATGTATGATTTCATATATCCTTTCTTGagaaacaacaacaacagcaaagtATTTCAGTctcaagcaagttggggtaggctagagttaAAACCCAACAGGAGCTACTAATCAAGGTTCAGACACATGAATAGGCTTTCCACACTCCTGTTCAAGCAGAAAACTTTGGGTATATCCCATTTTTTCAAGTCTCTTTTTATTTCCTCCTCCCATGATTTCAGCTTTCCCCTTCCTCTCCTCACATTATTATCGTGGCTTAGGATTCCACTATGTGCTGGTGCCTCCAGGGGTCTCCTTTGGATATGGCCAAACCACCTCAACCGGTGTTGGACAAGCATTTCTTCGATTGGTGCTACCCCTAGCCGATCACGTATATCATTGTTCTGAACTCGACCCATTCTTTGTATGACCACAAATCCAAACGCAACATAGGCATTTCCGCAACACACAATTGGTGAACATGTCGTCTTTTTGTAGGCCAACATTCTGCCCCATACAACATTGCAAGTCTAATCACCGTTCagtaagggtgtgtttggttcgcGTCAGCAGGTGGAACGTAATGGGTCCGTTCCGCACCAAGGGGCCATTCTTGTGTTTGGTTGGGTTGAGGAGTCGGAGTCCACTCGTTCCCTAGAACGGCATATTCCCCTTAGATCCGGAATGTGCTCATACCTCCAAATTGGTGGAACGACGTGGAATGCCTCACGTGTCTCACCTTCTCCCCGACTCTGCCCCTCTCCCTTGACCAAGCTGAGCTCCAGCCGCCACCCTCCCATCGTCTCCCGTCTCTCCCTCCAGCCACCGGCTCGTGCTGTCACTGCTCTCATTCCTGATGCCGCCCTCTCCCTATTGATGTTGTGGCGGCGGTGCACCGCAGATCTGGTGGAAGTAGACGAGCCGCAACAGCAACGGCCCGCTGGGCCCTGGTCTGCAACAAGGAACAGCCACAACAACGACGGCGCATGGGCTCGGCATGCCTCGTTGCCGTTCCCTACAACGGGCGTGTCGGGCCCTGGTCTGCAACAAGGAAGAACGGTAACAACGATTGTGTGTTACCGTTGCCTAGGCGAGCGCGTCTGGCCCTGCCCCAGACAGGGAGCAGCAGTTGCTTGCTGCCGTATGCAATCATGGAGATTGGGCACCAATTTGCATCGATTTGGTGACTGTTTCTGTATGAGAGATTAGTGAAATTTGGTGCGTACCTGTGGACATTGGGTACCGATTTGCTGGCTGCTGTTGTATTCACCAATAATTTGCTTGGTGCTACTAAATTTTGAATTTTGATTCATCTGTTCGGTATCCGACATTGGAATTATACATCGTATTCACGTATGAGTGGTGATCTCACCATTCCTACCTAAAAGAGGTGAGGTGAATAATTTCATTCCATTCTATCTCTAAAACCAAACATCAAAATGTAAGCATTCCATTCCTCCGAAATATTCCCTACCAAATAGAAAAACAGAACCGACCCATTCTAGTGGAATGGAACCATGGCATTCCATTCCACTTTGTTCCCGAACCAAACACACACTaaaacttgccttttagcttttttCAGAGAATG
The sequence above is drawn from the Triticum aestivum cultivar Chinese Spring chromosome 7A, IWGSC CS RefSeq v2.1, whole genome shotgun sequence genome and encodes:
- the LOC123148802 gene encoding uncharacterized protein, which encodes MARSGGKRGVMEHHCLNRFRRRRLLAFLRRNSLPATFDALKHETSVFLDVRFLRRLVADGRWKEARKYLSHFLPCQDEIEVPTALSFLTRLNVLDDLAQGKLEGIDLAQDLRNQIDAIPSTMFREDPHYASAARTVLFWRSHPANWGPVDWQLIRRKAAQVVKDLVTRTPEFRHLLRLPPCPSHPCYTIPFGFGGCRRHKRKKNIGRMSASLLARRFLHKERRHSSPWTQGSSCEPMGFEEIIDETMLAGKLEVIEHSDSCSEGDPGSPVGLSIGKSFGTAPANAVTKRLSQECSAESSNGAKLKPTTGQFCPDVVDARSGWTVDANHVLNKIEALGDISTAMAMLVNKTCTYGGPDHTMFMEKIFEHEKMIFELRLDCQKAKTKRLNFSIGNLSTRQN